One Kineococcus aurantiacus genomic window carries:
- a CDS encoding MarR family winged helix-turn-helix transcriptional regulator — translation MAPPATVIEESPVDDGSPSAQAAPRWLDDDEQVTWRTFLSTVQLLLDRFDRQLHHDSGIVLTYYEMLVRLSEAPQRSLRMSELAESSLSSRSRVSHAVARMEEKGWVRRDSCPTDGRGFVAVLTDEGFAALAAAAPGHVETVRDALFDQLTPEQVDQLRVISTALLRHLTDTGSVPPVPGLVTSAGAPGAR, via the coding sequence ATGGCACCACCCGCAACGGTTATCGAAGAGTCCCCCGTCGACGACGGGTCCCCGTCCGCCCAGGCCGCGCCCCGCTGGCTGGACGACGACGAGCAGGTCACGTGGCGCACGTTCCTGTCGACCGTCCAGCTGCTGCTGGACCGCTTCGACCGGCAGCTGCACCACGACTCCGGGATCGTGCTCACGTACTACGAGATGCTGGTCCGCCTGTCCGAGGCGCCGCAGCGGTCGCTGCGCATGAGCGAGCTGGCCGAGTCCTCGCTGTCCTCGCGCAGCCGCGTCTCGCACGCGGTGGCCCGCATGGAGGAGAAGGGCTGGGTGCGGCGGGACTCCTGCCCCACCGACGGGCGCGGGTTCGTCGCGGTCCTGACCGACGAGGGGTTCGCCGCGCTGGCCGCCGCCGCCCCCGGGCACGTCGAGACCGTCCGCGACGCCCTGTTCGACCAGCTCACACCCGAGCAGGTGGACCAGCTGCGGGTCATCAGCACCGCGCTGCTGCGGCACCTGACCGACACCGGCAGCGTCCCGCCCGTCCCGGGGCTGGTCACCAGCGCGGGCGCGCCCGGGGCGCGCTGA
- a CDS encoding FAD-dependent oxidoreductase: MSQLVAEDVTSRHGSDDPVVVVGAGPVGLAAAERLLDGGAQVVVVDRAAAVGGSSRSLDLWGHRLDLGPRAVPADAPAEALTRWLDLAGAAGGVERTRAVHRAVVGGRLLDLPLRPTDLLPPGGAVRRLARHLGRDRTTGATPAPASAWDVLVARYGAAVTREVFVPASRKRFGVHPGELPAALADELAGTPRRRGGHGEVLTAREGAGAVWAELARRLTARGARVLLSTCVEGLITDGDRVSAVRLRDGYGGHVLPARAVVAAVPATGVRSWLPGTVAPTGPAATGRDTHLVHLLLEPDPRTGGIGQDAHSVTALDASLRVGRLTTTRPWRPATSRDASRTVVCAQFWSSGDDELSVLSDEDLAAAAVAELPALGVHRGVRVLDHHVHRVPGSVPAPLPGAGGTGEAGLDRLGNLVRVARADRPGPHGPAGALLTGRALAARVPVRSR, encoded by the coding sequence ATGAGCCAACTCGTGGCCGAGGACGTCACCAGCCGGCACGGCAGCGACGACCCCGTGGTCGTCGTCGGCGCCGGACCCGTCGGCCTCGCGGCCGCCGAACGGCTCCTCGACGGCGGCGCGCAGGTCGTCGTCGTCGACCGGGCCGCCGCCGTCGGCGGGTCCAGCCGGTCCCTGGACCTGTGGGGCCACCGCCTCGACCTCGGCCCCCGCGCCGTCCCGGCCGACGCCCCGGCCGAGGCCCTCACCCGCTGGCTCGACCTCGCCGGCGCGGCCGGCGGGGTCGAGCGGACGCGGGCCGTCCACCGCGCCGTGGTCGGCGGGCGGCTCCTGGACCTCCCGCTGCGCCCCACCGACCTCCTGCCGCCCGGCGGCGCGGTCCGGCGCCTCGCGCGGCACCTGGGCCGGGACCGCACGACCGGGGCCACCCCCGCCCCCGCCTCCGCCTGGGACGTCCTCGTCGCCCGCTACGGCGCCGCCGTAACCCGCGAGGTCTTCGTCCCGGCCAGCCGCAAGCGCTTCGGCGTCCACCCCGGCGAGCTGCCCGCGGCGCTCGCCGACGAGCTGGCGGGCACGCCCCGCCGCCGCGGCGGCCACGGCGAGGTCCTCACCGCGCGCGAGGGCGCCGGAGCCGTGTGGGCCGAGCTCGCCCGCCGCCTCACCGCCCGCGGTGCACGGGTCCTGCTGTCCACCTGCGTCGAGGGGCTGATCACCGACGGCGACCGCGTGAGCGCCGTGCGCCTGCGCGACGGCTACGGCGGCCACGTCCTGCCCGCCCGCGCCGTCGTCGCCGCCGTCCCGGCCACCGGCGTGCGGTCCTGGCTGCCGGGGACGGTCGCCCCCACCGGCCCGGCCGCCACCGGGCGCGACACCCACCTCGTCCACCTCCTGCTGGAGCCCGACCCCCGCACCGGCGGGATCGGGCAGGACGCGCACAGCGTCACGGCCCTCGACGCCTCCCTGCGCGTCGGCCGGCTCACCACCACCCGGCCCTGGCGGCCGGCGACCTCCCGCGACGCCTCCCGCACCGTCGTGTGCGCGCAGTTCTGGAGCTCCGGCGACGACGAGCTGTCGGTGCTGTCCGACGAGGACCTCGCCGCGGCGGCCGTCGCGGAACTGCCCGCCCTCGGCGTCCACCGCGGCGTCCGCGTCCTGGACCACCACGTCCACCGGGTGCCCGGCAGCGTCCCCGCACCGCTGCCCGGGGCCGGCGGCACCGGCGAGGCCGGGCTGGACCGCCTCGGCAACCTGGTCCGGGTCGCCCGGGCGGACCGGCCCGGGCCGCACGGGCCGGCCGGCGCCCTGCTCACCGGCCGCGCGCTCGCCGCGCGGGTGCCGGTCCGCTCCCGCTGA
- the uvrA gene encoding excinuclease ABC subunit UvrA: MTSARVAEDRLVVRGAREHNLKDVSVDLPRDSLVVFTGLSGSGKSSLAFDTIFAEGQRRYVESLSAYARQFLGQMDKPDVDFIEGLSPAVSIDQKSTSRNPRSTVGTITEVYDYLRLLFARAGKPHCPVCGEPVGRQTPQQIVDQLLEMPDGTRFQVLAPVVRERKGEYAELFRELQAKGFARARVDGEVVPLDNPPTLQKRLKHTIEVVVDRLVVKDGVKRRLTDSVETALVLSSGLLVADLVDVEGPDGERRFSEKMACPNEHPLELDEVEPRSFSFNSPFGACPECTGLGTQMEVDPELVVPDEDLTLREGAIAPWTAGSADYFQRLVAALAEDLSFSLDTPWRALPKRAKDALLHGKDHQVHVRYKNRWGRERSYSTGFEGVIEFVKRRHAETESDSSKERYEGYMRETPCPVCHGDRLKPTSLAVKLAGRSISEICALPIQECSRFLDTMQLSGREKKIAGQVLKEIQARLGFLLDVGLDYLSLARPAGTLSGGEAQRIRLATQIGSGLVGVLYVLDEPSIGLHQRDNRRLIDTLTRLRDLGNTLIVVEHDEDTVRVADWIVDFGPGAGERGGQVVHSGDLAGLLEHPTSLTGQYLSGRRAIEVPATRRPSDGRTLVVSGAREHNLKDVTVEFPLGQLVAVTGVSGSGKSTLVNDILYTVLANKLNGARRVPGRHKSVQGLEHLDKVVHVDQSPIGRTPRSNPATYTGVFDHIRKLFASAPESKLRGYQPGRFSFNIKGGRCEACAGDGTLKIEMNFLPDVYVPCEVCHGARYNRETLEVHFKGKTIAEVLDMPIEEAAEFFAAVPAISRYMTTLTEVGLGYVRLGQPATTLSGGEAQRVKLASELQRRSNGRTIYVLDEPTTGLHFEDIRKLLGVVQGLVDKGNSVLVIEHNLDVIKSADWIVDMGPEGGNGGGTVLCTGTPEEVAANPASYTGQFLAEVLDTPAAAVGNRRRRARAS; encoded by the coding sequence GTGACCTCCGCCCGCGTCGCCGAGGACCGGCTCGTCGTGCGCGGGGCCCGCGAGCACAACCTCAAGGACGTCTCGGTCGACCTGCCCCGCGACAGCCTCGTCGTCTTCACCGGCCTGTCCGGGTCGGGCAAGAGCTCGCTGGCCTTCGACACGATCTTCGCCGAGGGCCAGCGCCGCTACGTCGAGTCGCTGTCCGCCTACGCCCGCCAGTTCCTCGGGCAGATGGACAAGCCCGACGTCGACTTCATCGAGGGCCTGTCGCCGGCCGTCTCCATCGACCAGAAGTCCACCTCGCGCAACCCGCGCTCGACCGTGGGGACCATCACCGAGGTCTACGACTACCTGCGCCTGCTGTTCGCCCGCGCCGGCAAGCCGCACTGCCCCGTCTGCGGGGAGCCGGTGGGCCGCCAGACGCCGCAGCAGATCGTCGACCAGCTGCTGGAGATGCCCGACGGCACGCGCTTCCAGGTCCTGGCCCCCGTCGTGCGCGAGCGCAAGGGCGAGTACGCCGAGCTCTTCCGCGAGCTGCAGGCCAAGGGCTTCGCCCGCGCCCGCGTCGACGGCGAGGTCGTGCCGCTGGACAACCCGCCCACGCTGCAGAAGCGGCTCAAGCACACCATCGAGGTCGTCGTGGACCGCCTCGTCGTCAAGGACGGCGTCAAGCGGCGCCTGACCGACTCCGTCGAGACGGCCCTGGTGCTGTCCTCGGGGCTGCTGGTGGCCGACCTCGTCGACGTCGAGGGCCCCGACGGCGAGCGGCGCTTCTCCGAGAAGATGGCCTGCCCCAACGAGCACCCCCTCGAGCTCGACGAGGTCGAACCCCGCTCGTTCTCCTTCAACTCCCCCTTCGGCGCCTGCCCCGAGTGCACCGGCCTGGGCACCCAGATGGAGGTCGACCCCGAGCTGGTCGTCCCCGACGAGGACCTCACCCTGCGCGAGGGGGCCATCGCGCCGTGGACCGCCGGGTCGGCCGACTACTTCCAGCGCCTCGTCGCGGCGCTGGCCGAGGACCTGTCCTTCTCCCTCGACACCCCCTGGCGGGCGCTGCCCAAGCGGGCCAAGGACGCCCTGCTGCACGGCAAGGACCACCAGGTCCACGTCCGCTACAAGAACCGCTGGGGCCGCGAGCGGTCGTACTCCACGGGGTTCGAGGGCGTCATCGAGTTCGTCAAGCGCCGCCACGCCGAGACCGAGTCGGACTCCTCCAAGGAGCGCTACGAGGGGTACATGCGCGAGACGCCGTGCCCGGTGTGCCACGGCGACCGGCTCAAGCCGACGTCGCTGGCGGTCAAGCTCGCCGGCCGGTCGATCTCGGAGATCTGCGCGCTGCCCATCCAGGAGTGCTCGCGCTTCCTGGACACCATGCAGCTGTCCGGGCGGGAGAAGAAGATCGCCGGCCAGGTCCTCAAGGAGATCCAGGCCCGGCTGGGGTTCCTGCTCGACGTGGGGCTGGACTACCTCTCGCTGGCCCGGCCCGCCGGGACGCTGTCCGGCGGTGAGGCCCAGCGCATCCGGCTGGCCACCCAGATCGGCTCGGGGCTGGTCGGTGTCCTGTACGTCCTGGACGAGCCCTCGATCGGCCTGCACCAGCGCGACAACCGCCGGCTCATCGACACCCTGACCCGGCTGCGGGACCTGGGCAACACCCTCATCGTCGTCGAGCACGACGAGGACACCGTCCGCGTCGCCGACTGGATCGTCGACTTCGGCCCCGGCGCCGGGGAGCGCGGCGGGCAGGTCGTCCACTCCGGCGACCTCGCCGGGCTGCTGGAGCACCCGACGTCGCTGACCGGGCAGTACCTGTCGGGCCGTCGCGCCATCGAGGTCCCCGCCACCCGCCGCCCCTCCGACGGGCGCACCCTCGTCGTCAGCGGCGCCCGCGAGCACAACCTCAAGGACGTCACGGTCGAGTTCCCCCTCGGGCAGCTCGTCGCCGTCACCGGGGTCTCCGGGTCGGGCAAGTCGACCCTGGTCAACGACATCCTCTACACGGTGCTGGCGAACAAGCTCAACGGCGCCCGGCGCGTGCCGGGCCGGCACAAGTCGGTCCAGGGCCTGGAGCACCTCGACAAGGTCGTGCACGTCGACCAGAGCCCCATCGGCCGCACGCCCCGGTCCAACCCGGCCACCTACACCGGCGTCTTCGACCACATCCGCAAGCTGTTCGCCTCCGCCCCGGAGTCGAAGCTGCGCGGCTACCAGCCCGGCCGCTTCTCCTTCAACATCAAGGGCGGCCGCTGCGAGGCGTGCGCCGGCGACGGCACCTTGAAGATCGAGATGAACTTCCTGCCCGACGTCTACGTGCCCTGCGAGGTGTGCCACGGCGCGCGGTACAACCGCGAGACCCTCGAGGTGCACTTCAAGGGCAAGACCATCGCCGAGGTCCTCGACATGCCCATCGAGGAGGCCGCCGAGTTCTTCGCCGCCGTCCCGGCGATCTCCCGGTACATGACGACGCTGACCGAGGTCGGCCTCGGGTACGTCCGGCTGGGCCAGCCGGCCACCACCCTCTCCGGCGGTGAGGCGCAGCGCGTCAAGCTCGCCTCGGAGCTGCAGCGCCGCTCCAACGGCCGCACGATCTACGTGCTCGACGAACCGACCACGGGGCTGCACTTCGAGGACATCCGCAAGCTCCTCGGCGTCGTGCAGGGGCTGGTGGACAAGGGCAACAGCGTCCTGGTCATCGAGCACAACCTCGACGTCATCAAGTCCGCCGACTGGATCGTCGACATGGGCCCCGAGGGCGGCAACGGCGGCGGAACCGTGCTGTGCACGGGGACCCCCGAGGAGGTGGCGGCGAACCCGGCCAGCTACACCGGCCAGTTCCTCGCCGAGGTCCTCGACACCCCCGCCGCCGCGGTGGGCAACCGGCGCCGCCGGGCCCGCGCGAGCTGA
- the uvrB gene encoding excinuclease ABC subunit UvrB, with the protein MRPTTTIQRRVAPFEVVSEFSPSGDQPAAIAELAKRVDAGEQDVVLLGATGTGKSATTAWLIEQVQRPTLVMAPNKTLAAQLANEFRELLPNNAVEYFVSYYDYYQPEAYVPQSDTYIEKDSSINDEVERLRHSATNSLLTRRDVVVVATVSCIYGLGTPQEYVDRMVTLKVGDTIERDVLLRKFVEEQYTRNDLAFTRGTFRVRGDTVEIIPQYEEHALRIEFFGDEIDKLYTLNPLTGEVLREEELVYVFPASHYVAGPERLERAIGTIEAELAERLAELEQQGKLLEAQRLRMRTTYDIEMLRQVGSCSGVENYSRHLDGRAPGSASNTLLDYFPEDFLLVIDESHVTVPQIGAMYEGDMSRKRTLVDFGFRLPSAMDNRPLRWEEFLERIGQTVYLSATPGDYELSRGRGVVEQIIRPTGLVDPEVVVKPTKGQIDDLLHEISLRTAKDERVLVTTLTKKMAEDLTDYFLDQGVRVRYLHSEVDTLRRVELLRELRQGEYDVLVGINLLREGLDLPEVSLVAILDADKEGFLRSAKSLIQTIGRAARNVSGQVHMYADRITPSMAEAIEETNRRRAKQVAYNTERGVDPQPLRKRIADITDLIAREDADTAELLAAAKGGSGRTQSRGKAPTPAKGAKGKNVGREVGPEPRGGMPQADLADLIQELTDQMHSAAAELQFELAARLRDEVGDLKKELRGMRAAQGA; encoded by the coding sequence ATGCGGCCGACGACAACGATCCAGCGCCGGGTGGCCCCCTTCGAGGTGGTCTCCGAGTTCTCCCCCTCCGGCGACCAGCCCGCCGCCATCGCCGAGCTGGCGAAGCGGGTGGACGCGGGGGAGCAGGACGTCGTCCTGCTGGGCGCCACCGGGACGGGCAAGTCGGCGACGACGGCCTGGCTCATCGAGCAGGTGCAGCGCCCGACGCTGGTGATGGCACCGAACAAGACCCTCGCCGCGCAGCTGGCCAACGAGTTCCGCGAGCTGCTGCCCAACAACGCCGTCGAGTACTTCGTCTCCTACTACGACTACTACCAGCCCGAGGCCTACGTCCCGCAGTCGGACACCTACATCGAGAAGGACTCCTCGATCAACGACGAGGTCGAGCGGCTGCGGCACTCCGCCACGAACTCGCTGCTGACCCGCCGCGACGTCGTCGTGGTGGCGACGGTCTCGTGCATCTACGGCCTGGGCACGCCGCAGGAGTACGTCGACCGGATGGTGACCCTGAAGGTGGGCGACACCATCGAGCGGGACGTCCTGCTGCGCAAGTTCGTCGAGGAGCAGTACACCCGCAACGACCTGGCCTTCACCCGCGGCACGTTCCGCGTGCGCGGCGACACCGTCGAGATCATCCCGCAGTACGAGGAGCACGCGCTGCGCATCGAGTTCTTCGGCGACGAGATCGACAAGCTGTACACGCTGAACCCGCTGACGGGGGAGGTGCTGCGCGAGGAGGAGCTCGTCTACGTCTTCCCCGCCTCGCACTACGTCGCCGGTCCCGAGCGGCTGGAACGGGCCATCGGCACCATCGAGGCCGAGCTGGCCGAGCGCCTCGCCGAGCTGGAGCAGCAGGGCAAGCTGCTCGAGGCGCAGCGCCTGCGCATGCGCACGACGTACGACATCGAGATGCTGCGCCAGGTCGGGTCCTGCTCGGGGGTGGAGAACTACTCCCGGCACCTGGACGGCCGCGCGCCGGGGTCGGCCTCGAACACGCTGCTGGACTACTTCCCCGAGGACTTCCTGCTCGTCATCGACGAGTCGCACGTGACGGTCCCGCAGATCGGAGCCATGTACGAGGGCGACATGTCGCGCAAGCGGACGCTGGTCGACTTCGGGTTCCGCCTGCCCAGCGCCATGGACAACCGGCCGCTGCGGTGGGAGGAGTTCCTCGAGCGCATCGGGCAGACCGTGTACCTGTCGGCGACCCCGGGGGACTACGAGCTCTCGCGCGGCCGGGGCGTGGTCGAGCAGATCATCCGCCCGACGGGCCTGGTCGACCCGGAGGTCGTCGTCAAGCCCACGAAGGGGCAGATCGACGACCTGCTGCACGAGATCTCGCTGCGCACGGCCAAGGACGAGCGCGTGCTGGTGACCACGCTGACCAAGAAGATGGCCGAGGACCTCACCGACTACTTCCTCGACCAGGGGGTGCGGGTGCGGTACCTGCACTCGGAGGTCGACACGCTGCGGCGCGTGGAGCTGCTGCGCGAGCTGCGGCAGGGCGAGTACGACGTCCTCGTCGGCATCAACCTGCTGCGCGAGGGCCTGGACCTGCCCGAGGTCTCCCTCGTGGCGATCCTGGACGCCGACAAGGAGGGGTTCCTGCGCTCGGCGAAGTCGCTCATCCAGACCATCGGCCGCGCCGCCCGCAACGTCTCCGGGCAGGTGCACATGTACGCCGACAGGATCACCCCGTCCATGGCCGAGGCGATCGAGGAGACGAACCGCCGCCGCGCCAAGCAGGTCGCGTACAACACCGAGCGCGGCGTGGACCCGCAGCCGCTGCGCAAGAGGATCGCCGACATCACCGACCTCATCGCCCGCGAGGACGCCGACACGGCCGAGCTGCTGGCCGCGGCCAAGGGCGGCAGCGGGCGGACGCAGTCGCGGGGCAAGGCCCCCACCCCCGCCAAGGGGGCCAAGGGCAAGAACGTGGGGCGCGAGGTCGGTCCCGAGCCGCGCGGGGGCATGCCGCAGGCCGACCTGGCCGACCTCATCCAGGAGCTGACCGACCAGATGCACTCCGCCGCCGCGGAGCTGCAGTTCGAGCTGGCGGCCCGCCTGCGCGACGAGGTCGGGGACCTCAAGAAGGAGCTGCGGGGGATGCGCGCGGCCCAGGGCGCCTGA